From one Peptoniphilaceae bacterium AMB_02 genomic stretch:
- a CDS encoding UvrD-helicase domain-containing protein: MLSNLNNRQLEAVSNTEGPMLILAGAGSGKTRVLTTKIAYLIDELGVDSGSILAITFTNKAAQEMKERVQKLLNRPIDSMWIGTFHSIAVRILRINAEKIGYTNNFTIYDRDDQRSLLKEIYSEINLSDKVIKYSTAIANISKAKTEGVSPENYWEVYGDDFMNRKIADIYELYEKKKKEYNSFDFDDLIIKAIELLNCDDDTLSYFQRKFKYVFVDEYQDTNKSQYEMVKLFSGYHENVCVVGDGDQSIYGWRGADISNILDFEEDFPGAKVVLLEENYRSTSGILDAANKVIKNNEQRKDKNLWTSRTGGQKPIYKEVNSEDGEARAVVEWIDHLVYNGEKLSEMAILYRTNAQSRQFEEALVHAQIPYVVVGGLKFYERKEIKDLLAYLRIIVNPMDDISLKRIINEPKRGIGAAGLGKLEDAALNNSMSIVQYIMTNGSEVILGGKAASGLLEFKKIISKSIELLDEKSLSEAVHEIVNLTGIPGDLKNEGTVESRTRLENIESFVSSIASYQAENPDADLEDYLASVSLMSDVDKTDAAMSGINLMTIHAAKGLEYKTIFLTGVEEGLFPSKFSIDEDNVEEERRLFYVALTRAKDNLYLTSTTIRRSFGQIIPSKKSRFVEELGDSIEEVENILRNKYSGSVVETYKETGEDVNWDKNYLKYDIESRRENLKKATKEEYVMGEKVKHKKFGIGTIINVNKKDDNTSELMISFENMGIKKLRSDLAPLERVK, from the coding sequence ATGCTTAGTAATTTAAATAACAGACAGCTGGAAGCCGTATCTAACACTGAAGGTCCGATGTTGATATTGGCAGGAGCCGGAAGTGGGAAAACAAGAGTTTTAACTACGAAGATAGCTTATCTTATTGATGAACTTGGAGTGGATAGCGGAAGCATACTTGCAATCACCTTCACCAATAAGGCAGCTCAGGAAATGAAAGAAAGAGTTCAAAAACTTTTAAATAGACCAATCGACAGCATGTGGATAGGTACCTTTCACTCCATTGCTGTTAGGATTTTAAGAATAAATGCAGAAAAAATAGGATATACAAATAATTTTACGATTTATGATAGAGATGATCAAAGATCATTATTAAAAGAAATATATTCTGAAATAAATTTAAGTGACAAAGTAATTAAGTATTCAACAGCAATTGCAAATATTTCAAAAGCAAAGACCGAAGGGGTATCTCCTGAGAATTATTGGGAAGTCTATGGCGACGACTTCATGAATAGGAAAATTGCAGATATATACGAGTTATATGAAAAAAAGAAAAAAGAGTATAATTCTTTTGACTTTGATGACCTTATAATTAAGGCAATAGAACTCTTAAACTGCGATGATGATACACTTTCATACTTCCAAAGAAAGTTCAAATATGTATTTGTAGACGAATATCAGGATACAAATAAATCCCAATATGAGATGGTAAAATTATTCTCCGGTTATCATGAAAATGTATGTGTAGTTGGAGATGGAGATCAGTCAATCTATGGCTGGAGAGGCGCAGATATTTCAAATATACTGGATTTTGAGGAAGATTTTCCCGGTGCAAAGGTAGTTCTTCTTGAAGAAAACTATAGATCTACCTCAGGCATTTTGGATGCTGCAAACAAAGTAATTAAAAATAATGAACAGAGAAAAGACAAGAACCTATGGACTTCCAGAACCGGTGGACAAAAACCGATATACAAGGAAGTTAATAGCGAAGATGGAGAGGCAAGGGCAGTAGTTGAGTGGATTGACCATTTGGTTTATAATGGTGAGAAATTGAGTGAAATGGCAATCCTATACAGGACGAATGCGCAGTCGAGACAATTTGAGGAAGCTTTGGTTCATGCACAGATACCTTATGTCGTAGTCGGGGGACTCAAGTTCTACGAGCGAAAAGAGATTAAAGATCTATTGGCGTATTTAAGGATAATAGTCAATCCAATGGATGACATCTCATTAAAGAGGATAATAAATGAGCCTAAAAGAGGTATAGGGGCAGCGGGTCTTGGAAAGCTTGAAGATGCTGCATTAAATAACAGCATGTCGATTGTACAGTATATTATGACAAATGGATCTGAAGTTATACTTGGCGGCAAGGCTGCAAGCGGATTATTGGAATTTAAAAAGATCATTAGTAAATCGATAGAGCTACTTGATGAAAAGAGCTTATCTGAAGCCGTTCATGAGATAGTGAATTTAACCGGAATTCCGGGAGATCTAAAAAATGAAGGCACAGTTGAATCTAGAACCAGACTTGAAAATATCGAAAGTTTTGTATCATCTATAGCAAGTTATCAAGCTGAGAATCCTGATGCGGATTTAGAAGACTATCTAGCTTCAGTTTCACTCATGTCGGATGTAGACAAGACTGATGCTGCTATGTCAGGTATCAACTTGATGACAATACATGCAGCAAAGGGGCTGGAGTATAAGACCATATTCTTAACAGGTGTGGAAGAAGGACTTTTCCCGAGCAAATTTTCAATTGATGAGGACAATGTAGAAGAAGAGAGAAGACTGTTTTATGTAGCGCTTACAAGAGCAAAAGACAACCTCTACCTTACGTCTACGACGATAAGAAGAAGTTTTGGACAGATAATACCGTCCAAGAAATCAAGATTTGTGGAAGAACTTGGAGACAGTATTGAAGAGGTAGAGAATATACTTAGAAACAAGTATTCCGGTTCAGTTGTCGAAACCTATAAGGAAACGGGCGAGGATGTAAACTGGGATAAAAACTACCTTAAATACGATATTGAATCGAGAAGAGAGAATCTAAAAAAGGCTACCAAGGAAGAATATGTCATGGGTGAGAAAGTAAAACATAAAAAATTTGGAATTGGAACTATAATTAATGTAAACAAAAAAGATGATAATACAAGTGAACTTATGATTTCTTTTGAAAATATGGGAATAAAAAAGCTGAGAAGTGACCTAGCACCACTTGAAAGGGTAAAATAA
- a CDS encoding hemerythrin domain-containing protein — MSNLKLKKIIEKHPISINFFRLNNIDYSSMKNTMLKDAIQKRGLPVNETIQELETYIDSFENPDRFPEGLEDFDIPEMIDHILEVHHSFTNRVLKDLGTIIPELQEDPELENTELMKEIADIFIDIKAEIQIHFAEEEVDIFPAIKLSALTGVYSKRILDAIRHSEEVHSIIGEYVSRLIVLTDDFNIVHKKSELFNLMMSEFRELVKDLFLHIYKENTFLFEVYEEKYFA; from the coding sequence ATGAGCAATTTGAAACTAAAGAAGATAATCGAAAAACATCCAATAAGTATAAACTTTTTTAGATTAAATAATATAGATTATTCGAGTATGAAAAATACTATGTTGAAGGATGCAATACAAAAGAGGGGGCTTCCGGTCAACGAGACCATACAAGAATTAGAGACTTATATTGATTCTTTTGAAAATCCCGACAGGTTTCCAGAAGGGTTGGAAGACTTTGATATACCTGAAATGATAGACCATATCCTAGAAGTCCATCATAGTTTCACAAATAGAGTATTAAAAGATTTAGGTACAATTATTCCAGAACTTCAAGAGGATCCCGAATTAGAGAATACCGAACTAATGAAAGAGATTGCGGATATATTTATCGATATAAAAGCTGAAATTCAAATACATTTTGCTGAGGAAGAAGTTGATATCTTCCCGGCAATTAAGCTTTCGGCGTTGACCGGAGTATATAGTAAGAGAATCTTGGATGCTATAAGACATTCGGAAGAAGTGCATAGTATAATCGGTGAGTATGTATCAAGACTAATTGTATTGACAGATGATTTTAATATAGTTCATAAAAAGTCTGAACTTTTCAATCTAATGATGAGTGAGTTTAGAGAATTAGTGAAAGATTTATTTTTACACATATACAAGGAAAATACATTTCTTTTTGAAGTCTATGAAGAGAAATACTTTGCTTAG
- a CDS encoding TIGR01440 family protein, producing MEEIKNRVKLAAEELLEYAKLSEGDIFVLGASTSEVQGMKIGKSSSEDIGYAIVKGLLEVLKPRGIYLAVQGCEHINRSLVIEREAQEAYGYEEVTVKPALHAGGACSMAAYELAEDPVMIEHVVAKAGLDIGDTSIGMHVKYVQIPVRLEIKEIGMAHVTALKSRPKLIGGPRAEYPDSVYNKR from the coding sequence ATGGAAGAAATTAAAAATAGAGTAAAATTAGCAGCTGAAGAGCTGCTCGAATATGCAAAACTCAGTGAAGGAGACATTTTTGTGCTTGGAGCAAGTACGAGTGAAGTACAGGGGATGAAAATAGGAAAAAGCTCCAGTGAAGATATCGGATATGCCATAGTAAAAGGACTACTGGAAGTACTAAAACCTAGAGGTATCTATCTTGCAGTACAAGGATGTGAGCACATCAACAGATCACTTGTAATCGAAAGGGAAGCTCAAGAAGCATATGGATACGAGGAAGTAACTGTAAAGCCTGCGCTTCATGCCGGAGGAGCATGCAGTATGGCTGCTTATGAATTGGCTGAAGACCCGGTCATGATAGAACATGTAGTCGCAAAAGCAGGACTGGATATAGGTGATACATCAATAGGAATGCATGTGAAATACGTTCAAATACCTGTAAGACTTGAGATAAAAGAAATAGGGATGGCTCATGTAACCGCACTTAAGTCCAGACCTAAACTAATTGGCGGTCCAAGAGCTGAGTATCCGGACTCTGTTTATAACAAAAGATAG
- a CDS encoding YbaK/EbsC family protein has product MSLERVKNYLGQFGLSDRIMEFDTSTATVELAAEAAGCEPERIAKTLAFMVNSTPVLVVAAGDVRIDNRKFKDEFKSKAKMLSPTELLELVGHNVGGVCPFAIKDGVEVYLDNSLRRFETVFPACGTDNTTIELSLEELEKTSGFKNWVDVGKY; this is encoded by the coding sequence TTGTCATTAGAGAGAGTTAAAAACTACTTAGGACAATTCGGCTTAAGTGATAGAATAATGGAATTTGATACTTCCACAGCTACAGTAGAACTGGCAGCCGAAGCGGCAGGTTGTGAACCAGAAAGAATAGCAAAGACATTGGCTTTTATGGTGAACTCAACACCTGTACTGGTCGTTGCTGCAGGCGATGTTAGAATAGACAATAGAAAATTTAAAGATGAGTTTAAATCGAAAGCCAAGATGCTTAGTCCGACAGAGCTGTTAGAGCTTGTAGGTCATAATGTAGGCGGAGTATGTCCATTTGCCATAAAAGATGGAGTTGAAGTTTATTTAGATAATTCGCTAAGGAGATTCGAGACTGTATTTCCTGCTTGCGGAACAGATAATACTACCATAGAATTGAGTTTGGAAGAACTAGAAAAGACATCCGGTTTTAAAAACTGGGTAGACGTAGGAAAATACTAA